A single Lactuca sativa cultivar Salinas chromosome 8, Lsat_Salinas_v11, whole genome shotgun sequence DNA region contains:
- the LOC111890406 gene encoding uncharacterized mitochondrial protein AtMg00810-like, translating into MSGYKRGVIDPTLFRRVNGNHLMLVQIYVDDIIFSSTKQGMVNNFAKLMTSKFQMSMNRDINFFLGLQVKQVPQGIFIRLEKHTSKLLKKYSINNCSLDKVPMAFGYKISVDPTGEPADHKTYRGMIGSLMYLTTNRPVIVFATGLCARHQVDPKVSHLTAVNQILRYLKGNKALGFWYPTGKDFSLQAFTDADHVRCRFDRKGTSGGCQFLGGRLVICSSRKQNGVSLSTTEAKYVAATSCCSQVLWMKTQLMDYGYRMLRVPIYCDLESAIAIYHNPFHHSKTKHIELRYHFIKDDILKCNIELIFVPTHKEIVDVFTKALDATKLNNFLEFLGMMNPDLRFFLN; encoded by the coding sequence ATGTCTGGTTACAAAAGAGGTGTGATTGATCCCACGTTATTTAGAAGAGTAAATGGTAATCACTTAATGCTCgtccaaatatatgtggatgatattatcTTTAGCTCAACTAAACAGGGCATGGTGAATAACTTTGCAAAGCTAATGACAAGtaaattccaaatgagcatgaatagagatattaacttctttctaggtctacAAGTGAAACAAGtacctcaagggatattcattcgtCTAGAAAAGCATACCTCTAAGCTACTGAAGAAATACTCAATTAACAATTGTTCCTTAGACAAGGTCCCGATGGCCTTTGGTTACAAGATTTCAGTTGATCCTACCGGTGAACCGGCTGACCACAAAActtatcgaggaatgattgggtCACTAATGTACCTTACCACAAATAGACCGGTTATCGTCTTTGCAACAGGCTTATGTGCTAGGCACCAAGTTGACCCTAAAGTATCTCACTTGACCGCAGTCAATCAAATTCTCAGATATTTAAAGGGAAATAAAGCGTTAGGTTTCTGGTACCCTACGGGAAAAGACTTCAGCCTTCAAGCCTTCACAGATGCGGATCATGTCCGATGCAGATTCGATCGAAAAGGTACCTccggtggctgtcaatttctagGAGGAAGACTAGTCATTTGTTCTTCAAGGAAGCAAAACGGTGTATCGTTGTCTACCACAGAGGCAAAATATGTGGCCGCAACcagctgttgttctcaagttctatggatgaagactCAACTCATGGATTATGGATACAGAATGTTGCGGGTACCAATTTACTGTGATTTGGAGAGTGCAATAGCAATTTATCATAATCCCTTTCACCACTCAAAGACGAAACATATTGAACTtcggtaccatttcatcaaggatgACATCCTTAAAtgtaacattgaactaatttttgttcCCACTCACAAGGAAATTGTTGATGTGTTTACAAAGGCACTTGATGCTACAAAATTGAATAACTTTCTGGAATTTCTAGGGATGATGAACCCAGACCTGCGATTCTTTCTGAATTGA